A stretch of DNA from Virgibacillus proomii:
TGGCAAAGAAATACCAAATAGATACGATGATGCATTTAGCTGCATTATTATCGGCAAAAGCAGAAGAAAATCCTAAGCTCGCTTGGCATATTAATATGGGTGGTTTAGTAAATGCATTAGAAACTGCACGGGAATTAAATTTACAGTTTTTTACTCCTAGTTCCATTGGTGCTTTTGGTCCAACTACACCAAAAGATAAGACACCTCAAGATACCTTGCAACGTCCAACAACAATGTATGGTGTTAACAAAGTAGCCGGTGAACTGTTAGCAGATTACTATTATACTCGTTTTGGTGTTGATACTCGCGGTGTCCGCTTTCCAGGATTAATTTCTTATGTTACATTACCTGGCGGAGGAACAACCGACTATGCAGTAGAGATGTATTATGAAGCAGTTAAAAATAAAACTTATACATCTTATATTGCCGAAGGTACTTATATGGATATGATGTATATGCCGGATGCGCTTAACGCTATCATTCAGTTAATGGAAGCAAACCCAGCCAATTTAAAACATAGAAATGCATTTAATATCACTGCTTTTTCAGCCGAACCAGAAGATTTTGCCAGTGCAATTAAAAAACATATTCCGGACTTTACATTAGAATATCAGGTTGATCCAGTTAGACAAAAAATCGCTGACAGCTGGCCA
This window harbors:
- a CDS encoding L-threonine 3-dehydrogenase; translated protein: MKKILVTGALGQIGSELVIKLRERYGINNVVATDIRKAEGIIAEGPCEVIDVTDANQLYEVAKKYQIDTMMHLAALLSAKAEENPKLAWHINMGGLVNALETARELNLQFFTPSSIGAFGPTTPKDKTPQDTLQRPTTMYGVNKVAGELLADYYYTRFGVDTRGVRFPGLISYVTLPGGGTTDYAVEMYYEAVKNKTYTSYIAEGTYMDMMYMPDALNAIIQLMEANPANLKHRNAFNITAFSAEPEDFASAIKKHIPDFTLEYQVDPVRQKIADSWPNSLDSTAAMEEWGFKAEYDLDKMTSNMLEKIKIKIER